The following coding sequences are from one Electrophorus electricus isolate fEleEle1 chromosome 22, fEleEle1.pri, whole genome shotgun sequence window:
- the plekhg5b gene encoding pleckstrin homology domain-containing family G member 5 isoform X6, which translates to MKPKKKHRRRYTDDPSKECFTLKFDLNVDIDTEIVPAMKKKTLRELLGPVFERKGIELSRVDLFLDQSNTPLSLHFEAYPFGGHYLKVKARPGDELKVDQGVKDLRFLSLPNIKSSSGISPYILNPTNDKVDHGSLSRQDNVDILGQARRRKNMMEFLGDASIPSPDSLAQLGGSLPSVAPLGVPKNRPASRFSGFFFPSGAGKELDRVELLNNRLQFYTYNGLPKVSSFHQDSWEEDDEEPGLTLEDSWQQLLENPETLSRRQVHQQEAIWELIHTEATYIKKLKVITDLFLCGLLHLQDCGLLSEVEPGKLFSNIQDLVRVHATLWVQVMEPVLERARRDRSLLDPMHLLQGFQTFGSRFQPYLRYCMEEERCMEYMRSQLRDNELFRIYITWAEGNKQCARLKLADMLVKPHQRLTKYPLLLKTILKKTDEPAAKDALLSMLACVDSFINSVDTQMQQKQEQQKLAAISARVESYEAVEGGTEEVERILREFNHIDLMAPMIDTSPEETRQLHLEGALRMKEGKDSRMDVYCFLFTDLLLVTKPVKRVEKVKVIRPPLLVQNVVCRELKDPGSFVLIYLNEFKSAVAAYSFQANSAPQGRSWIDALSSAQSQLQRLRSEEGRRRRARLRQRLEDGEEDERGEESCTSTASSPRLQNKEQHHTGSSDGSTETLSVMDADESEACLDSSTLQADPVVTPMPLPDGSPVAPGSQKAQGAGEADPLPQSSERRSVSVDSAYGTLSPESLLEMQTLTATSEEEVSVGTGGGGEDEEEGERERGGDRGEELEELEDQDQEEEEEEEEEEGAENRGSPCSLLSPARHLKPRRRAPVQLRLPCLQRLAFKCRSEDNLLQCVSGNGSRPLARADTEPARVSPQWPDGGLGHSRSLCELIPSSAGHKVEAPLPDMEKEESCQLSHSLPATLLADTLRRARGDYKRGQMSYGCSDAEGSCSASEEDRGCGKSSPQQKKKLTMAQLCRIRTTLVLNSTLTAS; encoded by the exons ATGAAGCCGAAGAAGAAGCATCGTCGGCGTTACACTGAT GACCCCAGTAAAGAATGCTTCACCCTAAAGTTTGACCTGAACGTTGACATAGATACAGAGATTGTTCCCGCCATGAAAAAGAAGACACTAag AGAGCTACTGGGACCAGTGTTCGAGCGGAAGGGCATTGAGTTGTCGCGGGTAGACCTGTTCCTAGACCAGTCGAACACTCCCCTCTCACTCCACTTTGAGGCTTACCCTTTTGGAGGGCACTACCTTAAAGTCAAAG CTCGTCCTGGTGATGAGTTGAAGGTGGATCAGGGGGTAAAAGACTTGCGCTTCCTCAGTCTGCCCAACATAAAGAGCTCGAGTGGGATCAGCCCCTATATCCTCAACCCCACCAACGACAAAGTCGATCATGGCTCCCTTTCCCGCCAAGACAACGTGGACATCCTG GGTCAGGCGCGTCGGCGCAAGAACATGATGGAATTCCTGGGTGATGCCAGCATCCCGTCCCCAGACTCCTTGGCTCAGCTCGGGGGCTCCCTGCCCTCCGTGGCGCCTCTCGGCGTTCCCAAGAACCGTCCGGCCAGCCGCTTCAGTGGCTTCTTCTTCCCCTCGGGAGCGGGCAAG GAGCTGGACCGGGTGGAGCTGCTTAACAACCGACTCCAGTTCTACACGTACAACGGCTTGCCCAAGGTGTCGTCCTTCCACCAGGACTCCTGGGAGGAGGACGATGAGGAGCCAGGTCTGACGTTGGAGGACAGCTGGCAGCAGCTCCTGGAGAATCCAGAG ACTCTGAGCCGGCGGCAGGTCCACCAGCAGGAGGCGATATGGGAGCTGATCCACACCGAGGCCACCTACATCAAGAAGCTCAAGGTCATCACTGAT cTGTTCCTATGTGGCCTGCTGCACCTGCAGGACTGTGGACTGCTGAGCGAGGTGGAGCCAGGCAAACTCTTCAGCAACATCCAGGACCTGGTGCGTGTGCATGCCACACTGTGGGTCCAGGTCATGGAACCGGTACTGGAGCGAGCGCGGAGAGACCGCAGCCTCCTGGACCCCATGCACCTGCTACAGGGCTTCCAGACG TTTGGCTCACGGTTCCAGCCCTACTTACGTTACTGCATGGAGGAGGAGCGATGCATGGAGTACATGCGCAGCCAGCTACGGGACAACGAGCTCTTCAGAATCTACATCACG TGGGCCGAGGGCAACAAGCAGTGCGCCAGGCTGAAGCTGGCCGACATGCTGGTGAAGCCACACCAGAGGCTCACCAAGTACCCACTGCTGCTCAAGACCATCCTGAAGAAGACGGACGAGCCTGCCGCCAAAGACGCCCTGCTCAGCATG CTGGCGTGTGTGGATAGCTTCATCAACAGCGTGGACACTCAGAtgcagcagaagcaggagcagcagaagcTGGCAGCCATTTCGGCTCGCGTGGAGAGCTACGAGGCGGTGGAGGGCGGCAccgaggaggtggagagg ATCCTGAGAGAGTTCAACCACATTGACCTGATGGCTCCTATGATTGACACCTCTCCGGAGGAGACTAGACAGCTCCACCTGGAGGGGGCGCTGCGCATGAAAGAAGGCAAAGACAGCCGG ATGGACGTTTACTGCTTCCTATTTACCGACCTCCTGCTCGTCACTAAACCAGTCAAGCGCGTCGAGAAGGTGAAAGTGATCAGACCACCCCTCCTTGTTCAGAACGTTGTGTGCAGGGAACTGAAAGACCCAG GCTCTTTCGTCCTCATTTACCTCAACGAGTTCAAAAGTGCTGTGGCTGCCTACTCGTTCCAGGCCAACAGCGCCCCCCAGGGGAGAAGCTGGATAGATGCACTCTCCAGTGCACAG AGCCAGCTACAGCGTCTGCGGTCAGAGGAGGGCCGCCGTCGGAGGGCCAGACTGAGGCAGAGGCTAGAGGACGGGGAGGAGGACGAGCGAGGCGAAGAGAGCTGCACCTCCACCGCCAGCTCCCCACGGCTCCAGAACAAAGAGCAGCATCACACGGG AAGCTCGGATGGCTCCACCGAGACGCTTTCAGTGATGGACGCAGACGAGTCGGAAGCGTGCTTGGATTCGTCCACTCTGCAGGCCGACCCCGTTGTGACCCCGATGCCCCTTCCCGACGGCAGCCCCGTGGCCCCGGGCTCACAGAAGGCCCAGGGCGCGGGCGAGGCCGACCCCCTGCCGCAGAGCTCGGAGCGCCGCTCCGTGTCCGTGGACAGTGCCTACGGAACGCTCTCGCCCGAGTCCTTGCTGGAGATGCAGACGCTGACGGCCACCAGCGAGGAGGAAGTGTCGGTGGGCacggggggaggaggggaggacgaggaggagggagagagagaaagaggaggcgACCgaggggaggagctggaggagctggaggaccaggaccaggaggaggaggaggaggaggaggaggaggagggggcagagaaCAGGGGCTCTCCTTGCTCGCTGCTCTCGCCCGCGCGCCACCTGAAGCCGCGTCGGCGCGCGCCCGTGCAGCTCCGCCTGCCCTGCCTCCAGAGGTTGGCGTTCAAGTGCCGCTCGGAGGACAACCTGCTGCAGTGCGTCAGTGGCAACGGCAGTCGCCCCTTGGCACGCGCCGACACCGAGCCTGCCCGGGTGAGCCCCCAGTGGCCGGACGGTGGGCTGGGGCATAGCAGGAGCCTGTGCGAACTGATCCCAAGCAGCGCAGGGCACAAGGTGGAGGCGCCCCTGCCAGacatggagaaagaggaaagcTGCCAGCTGTCGCACAGCCTTCCCGCCACCTTGCTGGCGGACACTCTGCGCCGTGCCAGGGGCGACTACAAGAGGGGCCAAATGAGCTATGGCTGCTCGGATGCGGAGGGGAGCTGCAGCGCGTCGGAGGAGGACAGGGGTTGCGGAAAGAGTTCGCCGCAGCAGAAGAAGAAGCTGACCATGGCGCAGCTGTGCAGAATCCGAACCACACTGGTGCTCAACTCCACCCTCACAGCCTCGTGA
- the plekhg5b gene encoding pleckstrin homology domain-containing family G member 5 isoform X3 — protein MNKCVSKRARRIKLERGERIPVCARQVCHHPDCQDLNSKSPLHLCESCDSRCHPDETDNMHFDRHPRFHLQPQGSILARNVSTRSCPPRTSPPSDLEEEEEGATERGERKPGKMKPKKKHRRRYTDDPSKECFTLKFDLNVDIDTEIVPAMKKKTLRELLGPVFERKGIELSRVDLFLDQSNTPLSLHFEAYPFGGHYLKVKARPGDELKVDQGVKDLRFLSLPNIKSSSGISPYILNPTNDKVDHGSLSRQDNVDILGQARRRKNMMEFLGDASIPSPDSLAQLGGSLPSVAPLGVPKNRPASRFSGFFFPSGAGKELDRVELLNNRLQFYTYNGLPKVSSFHQDSWEEDDEEPGLTLEDSWQQLLENPETLSRRQVHQQEAIWELIHTEATYIKKLKVITDLFLCGLLHLQDCGLLSEVEPGKLFSNIQDLVRVHATLWVQVMEPVLERARRDRSLLDPMHLLQGFQTFGSRFQPYLRYCMEEERCMEYMRSQLRDNELFRIYITWAEGNKQCARLKLADMLVKPHQRLTKYPLLLKTILKKTDEPAAKDALLSMLACVDSFINSVDTQMQQKQEQQKLAAISARVESYEAVEGGTEEVERILREFNHIDLMAPMIDTSPEETRQLHLEGALRMKEGKDSRMDVYCFLFTDLLLVTKPVKRVEKVKVIRPPLLVQNVVCRELKDPGSFVLIYLNEFKSAVAAYSFQANSAPQGRSWIDALSSAQSQLQRLRSEEGRRRRARLRQRLEDGEEDERGEESCTSTASSPRLQNKEQHHTGSSDGSTETLSVMDADESEACLDSSTLQADPVVTPMPLPDGSPVAPGSQKAQGAGEADPLPQSSERRSVSVDSAYGTLSPESLLEMQTLTATSEEEVSVGTGGGGEDEEEGERERGGDRGEELEELEDQDQEEEEEEEEEEGAENRGSPCSLLSPARHLKPRRRAPVQLRLPCLQRLAFKCRSEDNLLQCVSGNGSRPLARADTEPARVSPQWPDGGLGHSRSLCELIPSSAGHKVEAPLPDMEKEESCQLSHSLPATLLADTLRRARGDYKRGQMSYGCSDAEGSCSASEEDRGCGKSSPQQKKKLTMAQLCRIRTTLVLNSTLTAS, from the exons ATGAACAAATGCGTTTCCAAACGTGCCCGTAGGATTAAattagagagaggagagagaatcCCTGTTTGTGCACGACAG GTGTGCCATCATCCAGACTGTCAGGATCTGAATAGCAAGAGCCCTCTTCACCTGTGTGAGTCATGTGACTCCCGCTGCCACCCAGACGAGACGGACAATATGCACTTTGACCGTCACCCTCGCTTTCATCTCCAGCCACAAG GTTCCATCCTGGCGCGGAATGTGTCAACCCGCTCCTGTCCCCCCAGGACCAGCCCCCCCTcagacctggaggaggaggaggagggggccacAGAGAGAGG GGAGCGTAAGCCTGGAAAGATGAAGCCGAAGAAGAAGCATCGTCGGCGTTACACTGAT GACCCCAGTAAAGAATGCTTCACCCTAAAGTTTGACCTGAACGTTGACATAGATACAGAGATTGTTCCCGCCATGAAAAAGAAGACACTAag AGAGCTACTGGGACCAGTGTTCGAGCGGAAGGGCATTGAGTTGTCGCGGGTAGACCTGTTCCTAGACCAGTCGAACACTCCCCTCTCACTCCACTTTGAGGCTTACCCTTTTGGAGGGCACTACCTTAAAGTCAAAG CTCGTCCTGGTGATGAGTTGAAGGTGGATCAGGGGGTAAAAGACTTGCGCTTCCTCAGTCTGCCCAACATAAAGAGCTCGAGTGGGATCAGCCCCTATATCCTCAACCCCACCAACGACAAAGTCGATCATGGCTCCCTTTCCCGCCAAGACAACGTGGACATCCTG GGTCAGGCGCGTCGGCGCAAGAACATGATGGAATTCCTGGGTGATGCCAGCATCCCGTCCCCAGACTCCTTGGCTCAGCTCGGGGGCTCCCTGCCCTCCGTGGCGCCTCTCGGCGTTCCCAAGAACCGTCCGGCCAGCCGCTTCAGTGGCTTCTTCTTCCCCTCGGGAGCGGGCAAG GAGCTGGACCGGGTGGAGCTGCTTAACAACCGACTCCAGTTCTACACGTACAACGGCTTGCCCAAGGTGTCGTCCTTCCACCAGGACTCCTGGGAGGAGGACGATGAGGAGCCAGGTCTGACGTTGGAGGACAGCTGGCAGCAGCTCCTGGAGAATCCAGAG ACTCTGAGCCGGCGGCAGGTCCACCAGCAGGAGGCGATATGGGAGCTGATCCACACCGAGGCCACCTACATCAAGAAGCTCAAGGTCATCACTGAT cTGTTCCTATGTGGCCTGCTGCACCTGCAGGACTGTGGACTGCTGAGCGAGGTGGAGCCAGGCAAACTCTTCAGCAACATCCAGGACCTGGTGCGTGTGCATGCCACACTGTGGGTCCAGGTCATGGAACCGGTACTGGAGCGAGCGCGGAGAGACCGCAGCCTCCTGGACCCCATGCACCTGCTACAGGGCTTCCAGACG TTTGGCTCACGGTTCCAGCCCTACTTACGTTACTGCATGGAGGAGGAGCGATGCATGGAGTACATGCGCAGCCAGCTACGGGACAACGAGCTCTTCAGAATCTACATCACG TGGGCCGAGGGCAACAAGCAGTGCGCCAGGCTGAAGCTGGCCGACATGCTGGTGAAGCCACACCAGAGGCTCACCAAGTACCCACTGCTGCTCAAGACCATCCTGAAGAAGACGGACGAGCCTGCCGCCAAAGACGCCCTGCTCAGCATG CTGGCGTGTGTGGATAGCTTCATCAACAGCGTGGACACTCAGAtgcagcagaagcaggagcagcagaagcTGGCAGCCATTTCGGCTCGCGTGGAGAGCTACGAGGCGGTGGAGGGCGGCAccgaggaggtggagagg ATCCTGAGAGAGTTCAACCACATTGACCTGATGGCTCCTATGATTGACACCTCTCCGGAGGAGACTAGACAGCTCCACCTGGAGGGGGCGCTGCGCATGAAAGAAGGCAAAGACAGCCGG ATGGACGTTTACTGCTTCCTATTTACCGACCTCCTGCTCGTCACTAAACCAGTCAAGCGCGTCGAGAAGGTGAAAGTGATCAGACCACCCCTCCTTGTTCAGAACGTTGTGTGCAGGGAACTGAAAGACCCAG GCTCTTTCGTCCTCATTTACCTCAACGAGTTCAAAAGTGCTGTGGCTGCCTACTCGTTCCAGGCCAACAGCGCCCCCCAGGGGAGAAGCTGGATAGATGCACTCTCCAGTGCACAG AGCCAGCTACAGCGTCTGCGGTCAGAGGAGGGCCGCCGTCGGAGGGCCAGACTGAGGCAGAGGCTAGAGGACGGGGAGGAGGACGAGCGAGGCGAAGAGAGCTGCACCTCCACCGCCAGCTCCCCACGGCTCCAGAACAAAGAGCAGCATCACACGGG AAGCTCGGATGGCTCCACCGAGACGCTTTCAGTGATGGACGCAGACGAGTCGGAAGCGTGCTTGGATTCGTCCACTCTGCAGGCCGACCCCGTTGTGACCCCGATGCCCCTTCCCGACGGCAGCCCCGTGGCCCCGGGCTCACAGAAGGCCCAGGGCGCGGGCGAGGCCGACCCCCTGCCGCAGAGCTCGGAGCGCCGCTCCGTGTCCGTGGACAGTGCCTACGGAACGCTCTCGCCCGAGTCCTTGCTGGAGATGCAGACGCTGACGGCCACCAGCGAGGAGGAAGTGTCGGTGGGCacggggggaggaggggaggacgaggaggagggagagagagaaagaggaggcgACCgaggggaggagctggaggagctggaggaccaggaccaggaggaggaggaggaggaggaggaggaggagggggcagagaaCAGGGGCTCTCCTTGCTCGCTGCTCTCGCCCGCGCGCCACCTGAAGCCGCGTCGGCGCGCGCCCGTGCAGCTCCGCCTGCCCTGCCTCCAGAGGTTGGCGTTCAAGTGCCGCTCGGAGGACAACCTGCTGCAGTGCGTCAGTGGCAACGGCAGTCGCCCCTTGGCACGCGCCGACACCGAGCCTGCCCGGGTGAGCCCCCAGTGGCCGGACGGTGGGCTGGGGCATAGCAGGAGCCTGTGCGAACTGATCCCAAGCAGCGCAGGGCACAAGGTGGAGGCGCCCCTGCCAGacatggagaaagaggaaagcTGCCAGCTGTCGCACAGCCTTCCCGCCACCTTGCTGGCGGACACTCTGCGCCGTGCCAGGGGCGACTACAAGAGGGGCCAAATGAGCTATGGCTGCTCGGATGCGGAGGGGAGCTGCAGCGCGTCGGAGGAGGACAGGGGTTGCGGAAAGAGTTCGCCGCAGCAGAAGAAGAAGCTGACCATGGCGCAGCTGTGCAGAATCCGAACCACACTGGTGCTCAACTCCACCCTCACAGCCTCGTGA
- the plekhg5b gene encoding pleckstrin homology domain-containing family G member 5 isoform X5, with product MHFDRHPRFHLQPQGSILARNVSTRSCPPRTSPPSDLEEEEEGATERGERKPGKMKPKKKHRRRYTDDPSKECFTLKFDLNVDIDTEIVPAMKKKTLRELLGPVFERKGIELSRVDLFLDQSNTPLSLHFEAYPFGGHYLKVKARPGDELKVDQGVKDLRFLSLPNIKSSSGISPYILNPTNDKVDHGSLSRQDNVDILGQARRRKNMMEFLGDASIPSPDSLAQLGGSLPSVAPLGVPKNRPASRFSGFFFPSGAGKELDRVELLNNRLQFYTYNGLPKVSSFHQDSWEEDDEEPGLTLEDSWQQLLENPETLSRRQVHQQEAIWELIHTEATYIKKLKVITDLFLCGLLHLQDCGLLSEVEPGKLFSNIQDLVRVHATLWVQVMEPVLERARRDRSLLDPMHLLQGFQTFGSRFQPYLRYCMEEERCMEYMRSQLRDNELFRIYITWAEGNKQCARLKLADMLVKPHQRLTKYPLLLKTILKKTDEPAAKDALLSMLACVDSFINSVDTQMQQKQEQQKLAAISARVESYEAVEGGTEEVERILREFNHIDLMAPMIDTSPEETRQLHLEGALRMKEGKDSRMDVYCFLFTDLLLVTKPVKRVEKVKVIRPPLLVQNVVCRELKDPGSFVLIYLNEFKSAVAAYSFQANSAPQGRSWIDALSSAQSQLQRLRSEEGRRRRARLRQRLEDGEEDERGEESCTSTASSPRLQNKEQHHTGSSDGSTETLSVMDADESEACLDSSTLQADPVVTPMPLPDGSPVAPGSQKAQGAGEADPLPQSSERRSVSVDSAYGTLSPESLLEMQTLTATSEEEVSVGTGGGGEDEEEGERERGGDRGEELEELEDQDQEEEEEEEEEEGAENRGSPCSLLSPARHLKPRRRAPVQLRLPCLQRLAFKCRSEDNLLQCVSGNGSRPLARADTEPARVSPQWPDGGLGHSRSLCELIPSSAGHKVEAPLPDMEKEESCQLSHSLPATLLADTLRRARGDYKRGQMSYGCSDAEGSCSASEEDRGCGKSSPQQKKKLTMAQLCRIRTTLVLNSTLTAS from the exons ATGCACTTTGACCGTCACCCTCGCTTTCATCTCCAGCCACAAG GTTCCATCCTGGCGCGGAATGTGTCAACCCGCTCCTGTCCCCCCAGGACCAGCCCCCCCTcagacctggaggaggaggaggagggggccacAGAGAGAGG GGAGCGTAAGCCTGGAAAGATGAAGCCGAAGAAGAAGCATCGTCGGCGTTACACTGAT GACCCCAGTAAAGAATGCTTCACCCTAAAGTTTGACCTGAACGTTGACATAGATACAGAGATTGTTCCCGCCATGAAAAAGAAGACACTAag AGAGCTACTGGGACCAGTGTTCGAGCGGAAGGGCATTGAGTTGTCGCGGGTAGACCTGTTCCTAGACCAGTCGAACACTCCCCTCTCACTCCACTTTGAGGCTTACCCTTTTGGAGGGCACTACCTTAAAGTCAAAG CTCGTCCTGGTGATGAGTTGAAGGTGGATCAGGGGGTAAAAGACTTGCGCTTCCTCAGTCTGCCCAACATAAAGAGCTCGAGTGGGATCAGCCCCTATATCCTCAACCCCACCAACGACAAAGTCGATCATGGCTCCCTTTCCCGCCAAGACAACGTGGACATCCTG GGTCAGGCGCGTCGGCGCAAGAACATGATGGAATTCCTGGGTGATGCCAGCATCCCGTCCCCAGACTCCTTGGCTCAGCTCGGGGGCTCCCTGCCCTCCGTGGCGCCTCTCGGCGTTCCCAAGAACCGTCCGGCCAGCCGCTTCAGTGGCTTCTTCTTCCCCTCGGGAGCGGGCAAG GAGCTGGACCGGGTGGAGCTGCTTAACAACCGACTCCAGTTCTACACGTACAACGGCTTGCCCAAGGTGTCGTCCTTCCACCAGGACTCCTGGGAGGAGGACGATGAGGAGCCAGGTCTGACGTTGGAGGACAGCTGGCAGCAGCTCCTGGAGAATCCAGAG ACTCTGAGCCGGCGGCAGGTCCACCAGCAGGAGGCGATATGGGAGCTGATCCACACCGAGGCCACCTACATCAAGAAGCTCAAGGTCATCACTGAT cTGTTCCTATGTGGCCTGCTGCACCTGCAGGACTGTGGACTGCTGAGCGAGGTGGAGCCAGGCAAACTCTTCAGCAACATCCAGGACCTGGTGCGTGTGCATGCCACACTGTGGGTCCAGGTCATGGAACCGGTACTGGAGCGAGCGCGGAGAGACCGCAGCCTCCTGGACCCCATGCACCTGCTACAGGGCTTCCAGACG TTTGGCTCACGGTTCCAGCCCTACTTACGTTACTGCATGGAGGAGGAGCGATGCATGGAGTACATGCGCAGCCAGCTACGGGACAACGAGCTCTTCAGAATCTACATCACG TGGGCCGAGGGCAACAAGCAGTGCGCCAGGCTGAAGCTGGCCGACATGCTGGTGAAGCCACACCAGAGGCTCACCAAGTACCCACTGCTGCTCAAGACCATCCTGAAGAAGACGGACGAGCCTGCCGCCAAAGACGCCCTGCTCAGCATG CTGGCGTGTGTGGATAGCTTCATCAACAGCGTGGACACTCAGAtgcagcagaagcaggagcagcagaagcTGGCAGCCATTTCGGCTCGCGTGGAGAGCTACGAGGCGGTGGAGGGCGGCAccgaggaggtggagagg ATCCTGAGAGAGTTCAACCACATTGACCTGATGGCTCCTATGATTGACACCTCTCCGGAGGAGACTAGACAGCTCCACCTGGAGGGGGCGCTGCGCATGAAAGAAGGCAAAGACAGCCGG ATGGACGTTTACTGCTTCCTATTTACCGACCTCCTGCTCGTCACTAAACCAGTCAAGCGCGTCGAGAAGGTGAAAGTGATCAGACCACCCCTCCTTGTTCAGAACGTTGTGTGCAGGGAACTGAAAGACCCAG GCTCTTTCGTCCTCATTTACCTCAACGAGTTCAAAAGTGCTGTGGCTGCCTACTCGTTCCAGGCCAACAGCGCCCCCCAGGGGAGAAGCTGGATAGATGCACTCTCCAGTGCACAG AGCCAGCTACAGCGTCTGCGGTCAGAGGAGGGCCGCCGTCGGAGGGCCAGACTGAGGCAGAGGCTAGAGGACGGGGAGGAGGACGAGCGAGGCGAAGAGAGCTGCACCTCCACCGCCAGCTCCCCACGGCTCCAGAACAAAGAGCAGCATCACACGGG AAGCTCGGATGGCTCCACCGAGACGCTTTCAGTGATGGACGCAGACGAGTCGGAAGCGTGCTTGGATTCGTCCACTCTGCAGGCCGACCCCGTTGTGACCCCGATGCCCCTTCCCGACGGCAGCCCCGTGGCCCCGGGCTCACAGAAGGCCCAGGGCGCGGGCGAGGCCGACCCCCTGCCGCAGAGCTCGGAGCGCCGCTCCGTGTCCGTGGACAGTGCCTACGGAACGCTCTCGCCCGAGTCCTTGCTGGAGATGCAGACGCTGACGGCCACCAGCGAGGAGGAAGTGTCGGTGGGCacggggggaggaggggaggacgaggaggagggagagagagaaagaggaggcgACCgaggggaggagctggaggagctggaggaccaggaccaggaggaggaggaggaggaggaggaggaggagggggcagagaaCAGGGGCTCTCCTTGCTCGCTGCTCTCGCCCGCGCGCCACCTGAAGCCGCGTCGGCGCGCGCCCGTGCAGCTCCGCCTGCCCTGCCTCCAGAGGTTGGCGTTCAAGTGCCGCTCGGAGGACAACCTGCTGCAGTGCGTCAGTGGCAACGGCAGTCGCCCCTTGGCACGCGCCGACACCGAGCCTGCCCGGGTGAGCCCCCAGTGGCCGGACGGTGGGCTGGGGCATAGCAGGAGCCTGTGCGAACTGATCCCAAGCAGCGCAGGGCACAAGGTGGAGGCGCCCCTGCCAGacatggagaaagaggaaagcTGCCAGCTGTCGCACAGCCTTCCCGCCACCTTGCTGGCGGACACTCTGCGCCGTGCCAGGGGCGACTACAAGAGGGGCCAAATGAGCTATGGCTGCTCGGATGCGGAGGGGAGCTGCAGCGCGTCGGAGGAGGACAGGGGTTGCGGAAAGAGTTCGCCGCAGCAGAAGAAGAAGCTGACCATGGCGCAGCTGTGCAGAATCCGAACCACACTGGTGCTCAACTCCACCCTCACAGCCTCGTGA